The nucleotide window GGGCCGCTGGGCACCGCTTGCGCATCCCCGCTGGCGCGCTCCTTGGCGGGGCGGCGGCCGGCTGAATCGGCCAAGCGCTAAAACTCAGCCGAGAGATTCAGGTCCTTGATCAGCTTGGCCCAGGTGGACCGCTCCGCCGCCAGGTAAGCGTTCATCATCAACGCATCGCCGGCCACGGCCTCCCACCCCAGCTCGCGCATCCTGGTCTGCATCGCACGCTGCGACATCACGCCGACCAGCGCCTTGGTCAGCTTGTCGCGCTCCACCTGCGGTGTGCTGGCTGGCGTGGCGACACCCACGCTGGCGAAGATGTTGAGCCGGCCCTGGCCGACGTCTCTCGGCCGCGGAAGATCGGGCAAGTGAGGAATCGGGAAGCTGGCCAGCGACAACACTGGTTTGATGGCTCCGCTTTTGATTGCAGCTTGGCCGCTGGCCGCGTCAACCGCCATCAGCGCGACCTTGCCTTGCTGCACATCCGGCACACCGGCGGCGATCCCCCGGTAGGGCTTGTGCTTGGCCTGCAGCCCGGTGAGTTGCTTGAACATCTCCATGGCCAAATGGTGCGGCGAGCCCTCTCCGGGTGACGCATATTCCAGTTTGGCCTGCTCGGCGGCCGGCAGCTTCAACACATCCTGAATCGTCTTGAATGGCGATTGGGGTGAAACCGCGATCAACAAAGCGGTGCGCACCATGTAGCCGATGACCGCCAAGTCTTTCTCGGCATCAAACGGGAGATTCTTGAAGATGTGCTTGTTGTAGACCATGATGCCGTTGTCCACCGTCATCAGGTGCTTGCCATCACCGGGTTGCTTGACCGCCTGCGCGGTGGCCAGGGCGCCGCCCTTTCCAGGCAGGTTGGTGACTTCGATGGACGTGCCGAGCACCTTGCCCATGGCCTCGGCCACGGCGCGTGTCACGACGTCCGTGCCAGCGCCCAGCGGGTAGCCCACGGTCCAGGTCATGGGCGCGGTGCCGGCCTGCGCCCAGCCGAGAGATGGCGACAGCGCCAGCAGCGACCCCGATTGGATGAGTTTGCGTCTGTTCAACCTGGGCGCCGACGGTTCACTGCATGGTCCCGCCATGTGCTGCACCAACGACTTGTCTCCGTTCATGATTCGTACCTCGCGATTCTTGGATGCCAATCCGGTAAAAAAAAGCGCCGCCCCAATAGGCTTTACCAACCCGCTGGGCAGGCTAAAAGGGCAACGGCGCGCGAGCCGGCAGTGAAGCACACTGGGCAGTGATTTTCAACCCGATGGTTTCGACGGGCTGCCAATTTAGACCGATAACGCGCCCCGGTTGCGCGCGCGCAGGGGCCTGATCGCCGCCTGCTGGCTCTCAGCCTACAAATCAAGGTGATGGACCCGCGTACGCTGGCGGCTATTTCACAAGCCTTTGCCCATGGCCGACGGCACCGCTTCCACCGAAGACTCAACCCGCTCGTCCGCCCACGTGGCCTGGAAAAGCGCCATCAGCTTCGGCCTGGTGCACATCCCCGTGGCGCTGTACACCGCCACCACCAGCAGCGGCGCCGACTTTGACTGGCTCGACAAGCGCACCATGCAGCCGGTGGGCTACAAGCGCGTCCGCGCCACCCGGTGTTCCAGGGCCTGCGCGAGGACAAATCCGCCGCCGAACTGCGCGCCGACGCCGTTTCAGCCCAAAATCAACCCCTGGCGCGCGCCAAACAAGCGCAAGCAGCTATGAAATCTGTAACATCCGCCTCCATGACCGATGGCCCTGCCGTGCTGGCCGGCCACACCATCACCCACCCCGAGCGCGTCATCGACCCCAGCAGCGGCGCCACCAAGCTGGATCTGGCGCGCTACTACGCCACCGTCGCGCCGCTCATCCAGCCGCACCTGGCCCAGCATCCCGTTGCCCTGTTGCGCGCGCCCGACGGCATTGGCGGCGAGCAGTTCTTTCAGAAGCACAACGAAGGCCGCGCGTTGCCCGGCGTCACCCTGCTGGATGCCGCGCTCGACCCCGGCCACGCCCCGCTGCTGGAAATCGGAACTGAAGCCGCCCTGCTCGGCGTGGTGCAGATGAACGCGGTCGAACTGCACACCTGGAACGCCACCCACGACAAGATCGAGCGCCCAGGCCGCTTCGTCCTCGACCTCGACCCCGGCGAGGGCGTCGCCTGGCCTCAGGTGCAGGAAGCCGCGCAACTGGTGCGCACCCTGCTGACCGAACTGGGCCTGGTGCCCTTTTTGAAAACCAGCGGCGGCAAGGGCCTGCACGTGGTCACCCCGATCAAGCGCCTGCACGACTGGGACACGGTAAAGGCGTTCAGCAAGGCGCTGGCCGAGCACTTGGCGCGCCTGATGCCCGATCGTTTCACGGCCGTCAGCGGGCCGAAGAACCGCGTGGGCAAGATTTATCCGGACTACTTGCGCAACGCGCGCGGTGCGACCACGGTGTGTGCGTGGTCAGCGCGGGCACGGCCGGGGTTGGGCGTGTCGGTGCCGCTGGCGTGGGATGAGCTGACGGGTCTGACCAGCGCGGCGCAGTGGACAATAAAAAACATCGAGCAGCGGCTACGGCCGGGTAATGAGGTGTGGGCGGGGTATACCGAGGCGGCGCGTGGAATCACACCATCGGTCAAGAAGTTGGCCCGCACACAGCGGTGATTTGGAACATCCAATCCAACAAAACGCGAACTGGTCCGTCATCGCCATCCAAACTGCCGTCTCGCTGGATTCGATGCTGGAGCGGATATCCATCCACCGTGGCTCAAAACGCCCAAGTCACCCCCAGAAACCCCTGCCGCTGCACCGGCAACTGGCGCGCGATGGACAGGGCGGGGCCGAAACTGGCGCGCCAGCCGGCTTCGAGCTTGACGCGGTCGCCTTGCCACGCGAGCGAGGCCGTGACGATGCGGCCTTGATCCTCGGGCATGTAGAGCATGTCGAGCGCGGGCTGCCAGCGGTCGTGCTGCCACGACAGGCGGGCAAACAGGTTTTGGCGGCGCAGGCTGCTGGCGGCACCGAAGGCCTGGGCTTGCCAGGCCAGGTTGCCGGCCACCGCGGCGTTGGGTGCGCCGTGGCCAAGCAGCGCGGGCAAGGCGGCGTTGCGGGCAGACCAAGCGGCCCAATCGCCGCGCGCGGGCGCAGCGCCGTCCCACCAGGCTTCGAGCAGCAGGCTGATCTGGCTGGCGCTAGTCCAGGTGCCGCCCACCAGCGCTTGCTGGCCGGGGCCGCTTTTGGCCCATTGCCAAGGGTTGTGCGCTGACAGCGCGGCGTTTCGGGGGCCGGCCAAAGGATTCGTCAGTCGGTCAGCATGGGCAAAGGCGCGCCAGGAGGCGTGCAGCGCCAGCGCATCGCTGGCCACCCACACGGCGGCGGCGCCCAGGCTGGGGCCGGTGCGCGCGCCCCAGCGGGCAAAGCCGTGCCAATCCAACGGGCCGTCCCGCCAGTAGGCGCGCGCGGCCAGGGCGGGCTCGGCCGCGCCCGGGGCATAGCGCGATTGCAGCGGGTTGACCCAGGCCAGCGCCAGCGCGTGGTCGTCGCCGAAGCGCTCGGCCAGCAGCACGGGTCGGCCGATGAGCGTCACCGGGGCCAACGTGCGGCGCATTTCCTGCTGCACCACGTCGTTCGGTCGAAAGGCGTAGCCCACGTCCCATGAGACGACTTTTTTGCCGACACTCAATTTCCAGCCGGCGGCGGGCGCTGACAGCGTGGCTTCGTTCACCCACGCCGAGGCATCGCCCGTGCCGCCGGCCAGCGCGCGGCCTTGCAGGGTGGCGGCGGCTTGGGCGGTGACGGGGCCCAAGGCGTGGCGGGCGCGCAGTTCGGCTTGAACGGCGGCCGACGAGGGCTGCGCGCTTGCGGTGCCGGGTTGCAATGCGTTGGATTGGGCGATCGGGCCGGTGTTGGCGGCGGGAGTCGATTGGGCGCTGAAGCGCAGTTGGCCAGACAGGTCCAGCGAGGTGTTCAAGGGGCCCTCTTGTGCCAGCGCGGCGGACATGGCCGTGCTGGCCAACACGGCCAGCAGCGCCGTGGCGGGTGTGCGCTCAAGACGCGGCGCGGCCCTCACCCCTGCCTTCTCCCAGAGGGAGAGGGAGAGGGAGAAAAGCCCCGCCGCCGAAAACGCAGCGCATTTACCCCCTCTCCCGCCTGCGGGAGAGGGTTGGGGTGGGGGTGCGGCGGTTGACGAAACCATTGGTGCCGCCTTCACGCCAACCCTCTCCCAGAGGGAAGAAGACACATACCGCGCGTTCATCGCCGCACGCATCGCTCACTCCAGCCCCGGGTTCTGCGCCAGAAACATCGGATTCAGCCATTCGGCCGGCACGGCGCGCTCCTTGCGGCTGAGGTAACGGATGCGCGTCTGCTTGCCGTTGCCCAGGCGATCGGTCAGGTGCATCTCGTTCACCGTGTTGGGCGCGGCGGCGGAATCCATCACGAAGCGGGCCTGCTTGGCCAGCTTGTCGGACTGCACGTACAAATCGGCCCGCACCGGCTCGTGCCGCGCCCGGCCCAGCCACAGCTCGATGCGCTGGTAGGTCACGCCCTTGCGGGTGGCTTGCAGGTGGAGGCGCAGGCACATGGGGGTTTTGGCAGCCTCGTCGCACGGCTCCTCGCCCGCCAATTGCGCGCTGTAGTCGCCCGACCAGCTCAGCGTGGCGATGTCGCCGGTGGCCGCGTCGCCCAGCAGTTTTTGCATCGGCGTGATGCGCATCGGCCGGCTGCTGCCGGGCATCAGCAACCAAAAATCGTCGCCGAGCATCAGCACTTTCTGGCCCTTTTCGGCCGGGCTTTGCATCAGCACCAGCGACTTGCGGCCGGCCTGCGCGAACACGGTGTAGCGCCGCTCCTTGTCGGGCGTGCCATCGGCGTGGAAGGTGTTGATCTGCGTGTCGACTTGCAGGTTGTCGGCGGCCATGCGGTAGCGGTCGGCGTCTTTCAGGAGCGCATTGACGTCTTGGGCATGTACGAGCGCGGACAAGGCGCAGACGGTGACGAAGGTGAGGATCGTTTTCATTGGACGCTTTCAGAACACAGGACGCAAAGGACGCGAAGATCACGCGAAGGACGCAAAAGTAAATCCAAAGTTTTTTCGCGTCTTTTGCGAAACCTTTGCGTCCTTCGCGTCCGGCTGTTTGGGTTAGGTATGCGCCAGCGCCTCCACCACCGGCATGCGCGTGGCGCGGCGGGCGATGGCGGCGGAGGCGGCCATGGAAATCAGCACCATGGCGAGCAACGTGACGGCATACAGCCACGGGTCGATGGCGATGTTGAGCGGGTAGCCCACCGACCGCCCCGGCGGCGGCGGCATGTGGACGGGCACCAGCAGCAGCAGCACCGACACGCCCAGCGCCAGCGCCGCGCCGGCCAGCGCGCCAGCGCCGCCCAGCAGCAGCCCTTCAAGCGCCAGGCTGCGCATCAGTTGCGCGGGCAAAGTGCCCAGCGCGCGCAGGGTGCCGATTTCGCGCGTGCGCTCAATGATGGCCATCGCCATGGCGTTGGTCACCACAAACACCACGATCACCGCGATGATCAGCCCCAATGCGCCAAAAATGCGGTTGTACAAGTCGCGCACGCCTTGGTAGAACGGCGCCTGCTGCTCCCAGTTTTGCAGCACCAGCTTGGGCAGTTGGGCGGCGATGCGCGTTTGCGCGGCGGCGGTGGCGTCCATGCGGTTCAAGAAAATGCCCAGGCTCGACACGCGCGGGCTGCCCAGCAGGCGCTGCGCCAGCGCGACGTCGGTATAGAGCAGACGCCGGTCAATGTCGGGGATGCCGGTGGAGAAGACACCTTTCACCCGCACGTCGAGCGCGTTCATAGCGCCTTCGGCGGTGCTGGCCAGTAGCGCGAGGCCGGTGCCGGGCTCGGCTTTCAGGCTGCGCGCCAGGCCTTCGCCCAGCATCACCTCGGGCGCGGTGCTGCCGCTGGCCAGCACCGCGCCCTGCTTCATGGTGAGAAATGGGCCTTTGACGGCGAATTCGGCATCGGGATCGACCCCCACGCCCATCATCACGACCGATTTGTCGCCGTTGCTGATGAGGCCGCTGAACTCGACCTTGGGCAGCACCTGGCGCACGGCAGCGTCAGTCAGCAGGCCCTGCCGCAGCGCTTCAACACCGTCCAGCCCGTATTGCAAGGGCGTGTCCTCTTCGCGCTGCCAGAAATCGGGCTTGGCGACGATCAGGTGGCCGGTGGTGCGCGCGGCGGATTCGGCCAGCCCTTGATAGGTGTAGATCGCAAAGCCGCCGGCCAGCAGAATGGCGGCGGTGCCCAGCGCGGCGATGGCGGCGGTGATCAGCGAACGGCGCCGGTTGCGCAGCGTGTTGTGAAAGGCGAACTTCAGCCAGGTCAACCCGGTGTTCATTGAATGCTCCCGTCCAGCAGGTTGATCACGCGGTCGCAGCGGCGCGTCAGGCGCTCGTCGTGCGTGGCGAAGATGAAGGCGGCGCCGTGCGTGTGGGCGCTGTCCCGCATCAGGTCCAGCACTTGGGTCGCCGTGTGCGAATCCAGGCTCGCCGTGGGCTCGTCGGCAATCACCAGGCGCGGGTGCTTGATGAGCGCGCGCGCAATCGCCACACGCTGGCGCTGCCCACCCGAGAGCGCGTCGGGCCGGTGCTTTTCATGCTCGGCCAGGCCGACCGCCGCCAGCTGCTCGGCCACGCGGCGGCGGCGTTCGGACGCGGGCACGCCAGCCAGGAACAGCGGGTAATCGACGTTCTCGGCCACCGTCATCACCGGTACCAGGTTGAAGTTCTGGAAGATGAAGCCCAGCCCATCGCGCCGCAGCAGCGTGCGCTGGGTTTCATCCAGCCCGGCGATGGCGCGGCCGTTCAGCACCACCTCGCCAGCGTCAGGCGTGTCGATCAGGCCGCCGATGTTGAGAATGGTGCTTTTGCCGCTGCCCGACGGGCCGGTCAGCGCCAGCAGTTCGCCCGGCGCCACGTCCAGGTCAACCCCGCGCAGCGCGTGGATGCGGTGCTCGCCCAGTTGGTAGGTTTTGTGGATGCCGCGCAGTTGCAGCGCGCTGGCGGCATGCATGACGGCGCTCATTGCGGCAACGCCGCCAGCCGGGCGCGGGCTTGGGACGCTTGGGGCGCATTGCTTTGCGCCACCTGGGTGAGGTAGCGGCGGGCCTCGGCGGGCTGCTCGTCTTTCAGCGCCTGCTCGGCCGCCAACAGCCAAGCGGCGGCTTGAAACGGCAGCGGCGCCGTCGCCAGCAAGGGGCTGGCCAGCACGTCGGCCAACAGCTTTTGCCCCCGCTCGCGCCGGTTCATGAAGCCGGGCACGGCCAAAAAAGTGTTGGCAGCCGTCAGCTTGACTTCCAGCACGCCTGGCGTGCCGCGCTGCACGGGCGCGTTGTGCGTGGCGTTCAGCAGCGCCAGCGCCTTGTCGATCAGTGCCAGGCCGTCTTCGGCATGGCGCATCTTTTGCCACGGCAACCAGGTGTCACGTGCCTGCATGGCGGTGGCCGCGCCTTGGTACACCGTCAGCACCGGGTTGCCGGGCTCTTGCGCGCGCAGGCCGGCAAAGGCTTTGACGGCGGACTCGGGCGCCGCGCGGCCTTGTGCGGCCTGCGTGAATTGGTCAAATGCGGGTTGAAACGCCGTGTCGGGCAGCGCGTGGGCGAGCGAGGTGCAGGCCAGCAAGGCGGCGGCAAGACGGTGGTGAAAGGTCATGCTGAGATCCATGGGATGGAGAATGGATCGCAGCGTAAAAATCGCCGCGCCGTCTGGCACCTGGTTTGCGACGGAATGCGCCGGCACGGCGCGAAGGCGCGCCGCCAAGGCGCGAACGAGCGCTGAAAACAAGCCCGCGCCGCCGGGCATACTCCGCCGAATGTCCACGCCCGACACCGTCCGCAGCCCCGCCAGCACCTTGCGGCGCTCAACCTTGGCCTTGTTGGCCTTCTGGCTGCTGGTGGCGGGCGTGCTGTGGTGGGGCTTTTCGTGGTGGGACGGCCGCCAGCGCGCGGCGCTGCAGCCGTATCAGGCGACGGACGGCGAGCTGGTCATCCCGCGCGGCCGCGACGGACATTTTTATGTCGATGGCGAGATCAACCACGTGCCCGTCACCTTTTTGGTCGACACCGGCGCCAGCAGCGTGGCCGTCAGCACCCGCGTGGCGCGCGCCGC belongs to Ottowia testudinis and includes:
- a CDS encoding Bug family tripartite tricarboxylate transporter substrate binding protein, which translates into the protein MNRRKLIQSGSLLALSPSLGWAQAGTAPMTWTVGYPLGAGTDVVTRAVAEAMGKVLGTSIEVTNLPGKGGALATAQAVKQPGDGKHLMTVDNGIMVYNKHIFKNLPFDAEKDLAVIGYMVRTALLIAVSPQSPFKTIQDVLKLPAAEQAKLEYASPGEGSPHHLAMEMFKQLTGLQAKHKPYRGIAAGVPDVQQGKVALMAVDAASGQAAIKSGAIKPVLSLASFPIPHLPDLPRPRDVGQGRLNIFASVGVATPASTPQVERDKLTKALVGVMSQRAMQTRMRELGWEAVAGDALMMNAYLAAERSTWAKLIKDLNLSAEF
- the ligD gene encoding non-homologous end-joining DNA ligase, whose protein sequence is MTDGPAVLAGHTITHPERVIDPSSGATKLDLARYYATVAPLIQPHLAQHPVALLRAPDGIGGEQFFQKHNEGRALPGVTLLDAALDPGHAPLLEIGTEAALLGVVQMNAVELHTWNATHDKIERPGRFVLDLDPGEGVAWPQVQEAAQLVRTLLTELGLVPFLKTSGGKGLHVVTPIKRLHDWDTVKAFSKALAEHLARLMPDRFTAVSGPKNRVGKIYPDYLRNARGATTVCAWSARARPGLGVSVPLAWDELTGLTSAAQWTIKNIEQRLRPGNEVWAGYTEAARGITPSVKKLARTQR
- a CDS encoding outer membrane lipoprotein-sorting protein is translated as MKTILTFVTVCALSALVHAQDVNALLKDADRYRMAADNLQVDTQINTFHADGTPDKERRYTVFAQAGRKSLVLMQSPAEKGQKVLMLGDDFWLLMPGSSRPMRITPMQKLLGDAATGDIATLSWSGDYSAQLAGEEPCDEAAKTPMCLRLHLQATRKGVTYQRIELWLGRARHEPVRADLYVQSDKLAKQARFVMDSAAAPNTVNEMHLTDRLGNGKQTRIRYLSRKERAVPAEWLNPMFLAQNPGLE
- a CDS encoding ABC transporter permease, producing the protein MNTGLTWLKFAFHNTLRNRRRSLITAAIAALGTAAILLAGGFAIYTYQGLAESAARTTGHLIVAKPDFWQREEDTPLQYGLDGVEALRQGLLTDAAVRQVLPKVEFSGLISNGDKSVVMMGVGVDPDAEFAVKGPFLTMKQGAVLASGSTAPEVMLGEGLARSLKAEPGTGLALLASTAEGAMNALDVRVKGVFSTGIPDIDRRLLYTDVALAQRLLGSPRVSSLGIFLNRMDATAAAQTRIAAQLPKLVLQNWEQQAPFYQGVRDLYNRIFGALGLIIAVIVVFVVTNAMAMAIIERTREIGTLRALGTLPAQLMRSLALEGLLLGGAGALAGAALALGVSVLLLLVPVHMPPPPGRSVGYPLNIAIDPWLYAVTLLAMVLISMAASAAIARRATRMPVVEALAHT
- a CDS encoding ABC transporter ATP-binding protein, which codes for MHAASALQLRGIHKTYQLGEHRIHALRGVDLDVAPGELLALTGPSGSGKSTILNIGGLIDTPDAGEVVLNGRAIAGLDETQRTLLRRDGLGFIFQNFNLVPVMTVAENVDYPLFLAGVPASERRRRVAEQLAAVGLAEHEKHRPDALSGGQRQRVAIARALIKHPRLVIADEPTASLDSHTATQVLDLMRDSAHTHGAAFIFATHDERLTRRCDRVINLLDGSIQ
- a CDS encoding retropepsin-like aspartic protease family protein, with product MSTPDTVRSPASTLRRSTLALLAFWLLVAGVLWWGFSWWDGRQRAALQPYQATDGELVIPRGRDGHFYVDGEINHVPVTFLVDTGASSVAVSTRVARAARLPDGRPVTVSTAGGTREARLVHGVPIKAGPLARNDVSVTTGLDMGDGNSALLGQSFLRHFDVRIEGNRMVLHPQGTNNLPP